In Blastocatellia bacterium, a single genomic region encodes these proteins:
- a CDS encoding ATP-dependent Clp protease proteolytic subunit: protein MRFDELNALIPMVVEQTSRGERAYDIFSRLLKDNIIFIGTPIDDTVANLVIAQLLFLEAEDPDRDISIYINSPGG from the coding sequence ACGAACTGAATGCGTTGATCCCAATGGTTGTCGAACAAACGAGCCGAGGTGAACGGGCCTACGATATTTTCTCCCGTTTACTCAAAGATAACATCATCTTCATCGGCACACCGATTGACGACACGGTGGCCAATCTGGTGATCGCTCAGCTCCTTTTCCTGGAAGCCGAGGATCCGGACCGCGACATCTCCATTTACATCAACAGTCCTGGCGGG